Part of the Sandaracinaceae bacterium genome, GCGATCCCTGGCCACCTTCCGTCGTGAGGTGCGCGCGGTGGCGCGCCTCAACCACGAGGCCATCGTCTCGGTGCTCGACCACGGCATCATCACGCCAGCGGCCGCCTACGAGGCCCGTGGGCGCCTGGTGGCGGGCAGCCCGTTCTTGGTAATGGAGCTGGCCGAGGCCACGCTCGCCTCCGCGTATCCGACCGTCAGCTGGGAGGCCACGCATGCCGCCCTCGTGCGGCTGCTGGAGGCGCTCGCCCACGCCCACGCGCGCGGCATCGTGCACCGTGACCTCAAGCCCGCGAACGTGCTGTGGGTGCGGCGGGCCCCGAACTACCCGCCCGACCTGAAGCTGAGCGACTTCGGCCTCGCGCACGTCATCACACAGGACGACGCCGGCGGGCGCATGCACGCGGCCGGGACGCCCGCGTACATGGCTCCCGAGCAGTTCCGGGGGGCCATCCGCGACTTCGGCCCCTGGACCGACCTCTACGCGCTCGGCTGCCTCGCCTACCAGCTCACGGCCGGACACCGCCCCTTCCACGCGCGCAACGAGAACGAGCTGGCCCAGGCGCACCTGCACGCCACGCCGCAACCGCTCGTGGCGCGCTTCCCCGTGCCGGAGGGCTTCGAGGCCTGGGTGCGTCGGTTGATGGCCAAGCACCCCATGGCCCGCTACCGCTGCGCGGCCGACGCGCTCTTCGCGCTCCAGGCGATCGCGAGCCGTGAGCCGGTACGCGTGGCCGAGAGCGAAGGGGCAGCGGCGGAGGCTGGGGACCCCGACGGCGTCGAGGTCGCGGCGACGCTGACGATGACCGTAGCCGGTGACTCGCTCAGCGACCCGAGCGCGTCGGCGTCGTACCACACGGACCAGGGCACGGTCAGCGAGCGCCCCCCGCTGGACCAAGCCCAGCGCGACCAGTTGCGTCTAGCGCCCCTCGAGCCCCCCGGCGCGCCCAGCGGCCCCTCGTTGCCCACGGTCATCACCGACGTGGTGCCCTTCGACGCGGACGAGGGCGCCTGGGAGCTCAGCGAGGCGCCGCCGACGCCCGAGCACTGGACCACCACCCATGAGCCGCTGCCGGTGACGCTGCTGGGCGCGGGTCTCGGCCTGTTCGGCGTGCGCGAGGTGCCGCTGGTGGGGCGCCAGCACGCGCGCGACCAGATGTGGGAGGCGCTGCGGCGCGTGCGACGGGAGGGCAAGCCCCGGTCGCTGGTGCTGGAGGGTCCGAGCGGCTTCGGCAAGACGCGCCTGGCCACGTGGCTGTGCGAGCGCGCGCACGAGGTAGGCAGCGGGGAGGTGCTGCGCGCCAAGCACGAGCCCGACCACAACGCGGGCGAGGCCCTGCAGCGCATGGCCGAGCAGCGGCTCAACACGCGTGGCCTCGAGCGCAAGCTGGCCCTCGCGCGCATCCGCCGGTTGCTGCTGGCGCAGGGCGTGGACGACGAGCGCGAGTGGGAGGGGTTGTGTGCGTTGGCGGTGCCACCCGACGCGCTGCGTGAACGGACCAGCCCGCGCGTGGTGCAGCCCTCGGCGCGCTTCGCGCTGCTGATGCGCATGCTGCAGCGTGCCAGCGCCGAGCGCCCGCTGGTGGTGGCCTTCGACGACGTGCAGTGGGACGCGCTCACGCTCTACTTCGTGGAGTACGTGCTGGACTACGCGCCCTCGCCGCTGCCGGTGCTGTTCGTGCTGACCGTGCAGGAGGAGGCCATCACCGAGCGCCCCGCCGAGCGCGTTCAGCTGGACAACCTGGTGGGGCGCGACGACGTGGAGGTCATCCGCGTGGGCCCGCTGGACGCGCACGAGCACCAGACGCTAGTCACCAACCTGCTGCGCTTCGAGAGCGACCTGGCGGCCAACATCGCGCAGCGCACGGCCGGCAACCCGCTCTTCGCGACACAGCTCATCGGCGACTGGGTGCAGCGCGGCGTGCTCGAGCTGAGCAAGCGTGGCTTCGTGCTGCGCGAGGGGGCACGCGCCGACCTGCCCGACGACCTCTTCGCCGTGTGGTCGCAGCGCGTGGAGCGCGCCGTGGAGGGCGTGGAGGACGGGCGCGTGGCGCTCGAGTTGGCCGCCACCTTCGGGCGCGTGGTGCCCGTGGACGAGTGGCGCAGCGCGTGCCTGGTGCTGCGCCTGGCGGTGCCCAAGACCTTCCTCACCGACATGCTGCGCGCGCAGCTGATGGAGGTGGAGGACCCGCTCGACGTGGGCATGACCAAGGTGTGCTTCGTCCACGGCATGCTGCGCGAGGCGCTCGAGCGCAGCGCCCACGAGCGCGACGTGCGGCGGCACCTGCACGGCGCCGTGGCCGACGTGCTGCGCCCCAAGCTGCACGACGGCGAGGTGGACGTGGCCGAGCGCCTGGCGCTGCACCTGCGCGCCGCCAACCGCCTGCGCGAAGCGGTCACGCCGCTACGCAAGGCGGCCGAGGTGCGGCGACGACGCGGCGAGGTAGAGCGCGCGCTGCAGCTCCTGGACCTGCACTCGGCCACGCTGATGGACATCGAGGCCGAGGCCGAGCACGTGGAGTGGGTGGAGAACCTGCTGCTGCGCACCGAGCTGGCGTGGAAGCAGGGGGCCCTGACGCGCGCCTCCCGCCTGGCCGACGAGGGGCTCGAGCTGGCCACCGCCGCGCAGCACGCGCTGCAGCTGGCGCAGGCGCGCTACCTGCGCGGCTACCTGGACGTGCAGCTGGGCAAGCTGGAGGCGGCCGAGCCGCTGCTGTTCCAGGCCGCGCAGACCTTCGACCTCCTGGGGCAGCGCGCCGAGTCCGCGCGGGCCATGCGGGGCCTCGGCTTCGCCGCCATCTCGCGCGGGCAGCACGAGCTGGCCTTCGGCGCCTACCTGACCGCGCTCGAGACCTGCCGCGCCTACGACGACCTGCACGGCGCTGCGGCGAGCCTGTGCGGCATGGGCTTCTCCGACCCGGAGAACATCCACGGCAGCGCGGGCCACCTGGAAGAGGCGTTGGCGCTGTTCGAGCGCGTGGGCGACCTCTTCGGCGTCACCTCGACGCTCAACAACCTGGCCGACCTCCACCGCCGCGGCGGCCGCGACCAGGAGGCCGAGACCCTCTACCGCCGCGCGCTCAGCATCAGCCAGCGCATCGGCGCCGCCCACCTCGAGGCCATGATCGTCGCGGGCCTGGCGCTCGTGTTGTTACGCCACGGGAGACACGACGAAGCGCTGCGCGAGCTCGAGGTCGCCTGGCGCATGGCCGACGTCCTCGGCCAGGTGGGCGCGCTGTCAGCCCTACACGCGCTCAGCCTCCCATGCGCCGTCATCGCCAAGGACCGCGGCGCGTGGAGCGAGCACGAAGCCCGGCTCAGCGCGCGTGTCAACGACGAGGCCGTGCTCGAGCTGGAGGTCATCCAAGCCATCGAGCACGCTGGCCACCTGTGCGCGCAGAGCAACGACATGGACCGTGCCCGGCGCGCATGGACGCTGGCGGCGCGCTTCTACGCCAACGCCGGGCACGCGGAGCGAGCGGCGACGCTGCGCGCCAAGGCGACGGACTGAGGTTCGGCGTTCGTGGTTCGTCGAGGCGCAACGGAGGCTGGAGCAAGCCGAAAACCAACGCGTATGGCACGAACTCACCCACCGCGCATTGCGCAACGCCTGCAACACATGCATAATGCATGTGTGCCTGTCTCCATCACCATTCGAGATGTCCCCGACGAGGTCCGTGACGAGCTGGCCGCACGTGCCGCCGGGGCCGGGCGTTCGCTGCAGGAGCACCTGCGGATGACCTTGATCGAGATCGCGCATCGACCGACCGCCGAGACCCTCGTTGCGCAGATGCGCGCACGCAAGGCGGCGACCGGGACCACGATCGGTTCCGCCGAGATCCTTCGGCACCGCGACGAAGACCGCCGATGATTCGCGTACTGGACGCCTCGGTGGTGGTCGCCGCGTTGGTCGACCGTGGGCCAGACGGTCGGTGGGCCGAGGCCGAGCTGCTGAACGCCCACCTGGCCGCCCCACACCTCCTCCCGGTCGAGGTGGCCAACATCCTGCGACGGATGGCGCGGGCGGGACAGATCTCGGGCGACATCGCCGCGTTGGCACACGACGACCTGCTACGGCTGCCGGTGGAGCTCTTCCCCTACGAACCGGTCGCAGCCCGAGCGTGGGAGCTGCGGCCGAACCTCACCAGCTACGACGCATGGTACGTCGCGCTGGCCGAGCAGCTGGACGCACCAGTTGCCACGCTGGACACCCGGCTCCGTGGCGCCGTGGGGCCCACGTGCGCGTTCCGAACGCCACCCTGAACACGCGGCCATGGCCGCGTGATGTCGCGCCCGCGCACGCCCGCGCCCTCGACGCAACTCGCCGAGCCTCGCGCCGAAGACCGCCGGGCATGGCGAAGCACGACGCGCTGTTCAAGCGGATCTTCTCGGCTCCCGAGCACGCCGCAGGCGAGCTGCGCACCATGCTGCCCCGCTCGCTCGTGGCCCAGCTGGACCTCGACCAGCTGGAGGTCGTGGAGGGCAGCCTCGTGTCCAAAGAGCTGCGGCTGCGCCACACCGACCTCCTCTTCCGAGTGCCGTTTCGCAAGCCACGCAACGGGCAGCGCTACGTGTACGTCTACGTCCTGCTGGAGCACCAGAGCAAGGCCGACCCCGACATGCCCTTCCGGGTCCTCGAGTACGTGGTGCGCATCTGGGCCAAGCTCCGCGCCGACGAGCCACACCGAGGGACCCTGCCGCTAGTGGTCCCCCTCGTGGTGCACCACGGCGCCCGCGCGTGGAGCGCGCCAACGTCCGTGCACGAGATGGTGGAGGGGCTCGCCGAGCACCCCGAGCTGCGGCGCTTCGTCCCCAACCTGGACCTGCTCATCGACGACCTCGCCGTGGCCAGCGACGCCGAGCTCATGAACCGCCCCCTCGCGCCTGTCGCGCGCGTGGCCACCTGGCTGCTGCGTGACGGGCGTGATGTCCATGCGATCCTCGCCCACTTGGAGTTCTGGGCCGCCCTGCTCGCCTTCATCGCGGAACGGTACCCGGATGAACTCGAAGCACTCCTGCGCTACATTTTGCTGGCGGCCGGCGAGCGGTCTGTCGACGATGTCCGCCGCGCCATCCTGATTCACGTCCCCACCGCGGAGGGTCCCTTGGCATCAGCCGGTGAACAACTCATTCAACAAGGCCGCGAGCAAGGCCTCCAGCAGGGTACGCTCGTTACCCTGCGCACCATGCTGCGATCCCAGCTGACGGCGCGCTTCGGTCTGCTCGGCGCCGACGATGTGGAGACCATCGAAGCGGCAACCGCGCCCGCGTTGGAGCAGATGCTCATCCGCGTGCTGACGGCAACGACCCCCGAGGAAGTCCTCCGCGACAGCTGACTCGCGTCACGGCCCGAGACACGCGCCCTCGATGCAATTCGCTAGCTTCACCGCTGCCTCACGCTCTGCCGCCGTGTGCCTCCCGCCTCGTCCCGTATTCGGTGTGCTCGTCATCCTCGGTCTCCAGGACAGGAGTCGACCACCCATCCTCAGGTCGTCCGGGATTTCAGCCCTCAATCTCGGGGGCCGCTGATTGGCAACGGCATCTACGGGAGGCCGGTCAGTGGGCCCACGACTCGGCGAGTGGACACGGCGATCGCGTACCGTGGTGTCATCACTCCATGCACAGCGCTGCGCGAATCGCGAGGAGTGTGTCTCGGACGTGGACCGACTCATCGAGCCGCTCGTCGATGAGCGCCACAAACGCGGCGGGATCCGGTGGACCAGCCGGAACAAGGCGATACTTGCCTGGTATGGTGCCGAAGACCGTCTTTCTGTTGGGTCTGGATGCCTCTCGGATCACGCGGCCATCTTGGGGACGGCCTGAACGTGGGCGGAGAAGTCGCGCCGGCGTAGCGTGACGACGGCGCGGTCGAGGCGGTCGTTGAGAACGAGGGACCGGCAGGTCAGCGTCGCGCGGAGGCCGTCGTTTCGCCAGCGTTGGCCGGAACGTTTGCAGCGGACGGAGAAGAAGGACTTGCACGCGCCCTCGGTCGCGCTGGAGCCGATCGGGAAGCCGGCGTCGCGGAGGGACGCGTAACGCATGGGGGCGCCGTTGTTCGTGATGAACGTGAGCTCGTTCTCCATCGCGATGCGGCACGTGGGCAGGTATCCGTGGGCGACTTCCCGCTCGAGCTCTTTGGCGATGGCATCGATGGCTTCATCCTCTTGGCGAAGCGCCTTCTTCCATCGCGCTATGATCGCGGAGGCGTCGCCCTCCATCGCCTGCGCGGCGGCCGAGAGGTGACCCATCGCGTGATAGTGGTCGACGAGCTCTTCCCAGTCCGACACGGAGGGCTCGCCCTCGAGCGCGGCGACGAGGAGCGTCCACACTTCCTTCGCCGCGTCCTGGACGACCACGATGCGCAACGTGTGCACTCGCCAGGGCGCCCCTGCCCGACTGAATCCATTTCCGTGAAGCTGCCGCCCTTTCACAAAGGAGCAGCTTGGGATGAGCAAGGCATCGGCAGATGAAGGGTTCTTGCGAGGAGTCACTGGGCCCGCGCACTGGAGGAGGCGGACGCGCGACGGGGCTCCAGGTGCGGCGGCGGTGACGAGCCCCTCGACGCCCATGGCTTCGTACCACTGCAGCCAGCGGTTGACCGAACCACGCGTCACGTCCAGCTCGGCCGCCAGCTCCACAACACGGCGCCCTTCAATGTACCCGAGCGCCGCCTTGCCTCGGCGCCACTCGTCGAGGTCCCCCGCCTTCGAACGTTCCCGAATGAACCCTCGCAGCTTCTTCTTCGCCGACGGGCTACGCCCTCGCGCGCTGATCGCTTCGCCGTTCCTTGACCGTGCCATGATCACGTCCTTGTGTGATCGCGGAACCCTGATCCTCCTCGGATCCCGAATCAACAAGAACTTGGATCCGCCTCTCGGCGATCCTGGTTAGACCTGCTCATCGACGACCTCGCGGTGGCCAGCGACGTGGAGCTCATGGACCGCCCCCTCGCGCCTGTCGCACGGATCGCCACGTGGCTGCTGCGTGACGGTCGTGATGTCCGTGCCATCGTCGCTCACATGGAGGCGTGGGCCGCCTTGCTCGCCTTCGTCGCGCAACGGTACCCAGATGAATTCGAAGCGCTGTTGCGCTACGTATTGCTGGCTGGCGGCGAGCAGTCCCTCGAAGATGTCCGCCGTGCCATCATGATACTCGTCCCCACCGCGGAGGGT contains:
- a CDS encoding protein kinase → MGHPVRLGAFYLQDQIGQGGMGAVWRGVHLQRGQPVAVKVLSLERAREPRSLATFRREVRAVARLNHEAIVSVLDHGIITPAAAYEARGRLVAGSPFLVMELAEATLASAYPTVSWEATHAALVRLLEALAHAHARGIVHRDLKPANVLWVRRAPNYPPDLKLSDFGLAHVITQDDAGGRMHAAGTPAYMAPEQFRGAIRDFGPWTDLYALGCLAYQLTAGHRPFHARNENELAQAHLHATPQPLVARFPVPEGFEAWVRRLMAKHPMARYRCAADALFALQAIASREPVRVAESEGAAAEAGDPDGVEVAATLTMTVAGDSLSDPSASASYHTDQGTVSERPPLDQAQRDQLRLAPLEPPGAPSGPSLPTVITDVVPFDADEGAWELSEAPPTPEHWTTTHEPLPVTLLGAGLGLFGVREVPLVGRQHARDQMWEALRRVRREGKPRSLVLEGPSGFGKTRLATWLCERAHEVGSGEVLRAKHEPDHNAGEALQRMAEQRLNTRGLERKLALARIRRLLLAQGVDDEREWEGLCALAVPPDALRERTSPRVVQPSARFALLMRMLQRASAERPLVVAFDDVQWDALTLYFVEYVLDYAPSPLPVLFVLTVQEEAITERPAERVQLDNLVGRDDVEVIRVGPLDAHEHQTLVTNLLRFESDLAANIAQRTAGNPLFATQLIGDWVQRGVLELSKRGFVLREGARADLPDDLFAVWSQRVERAVEGVEDGRVALELAATFGRVVPVDEWRSACLVLRLAVPKTFLTDMLRAQLMEVEDPLDVGMTKVCFVHGMLREALERSAHERDVRRHLHGAVADVLRPKLHDGEVDVAERLALHLRAANRLREAVTPLRKAAEVRRRRGEVERALQLLDLHSATLMDIEAEAEHVEWVENLLLRTELAWKQGALTRASRLADEGLELATAAQHALQLAQARYLRGYLDVQLGKLEAAEPLLFQAAQTFDLLGQRAESARAMRGLGFAAISRGQHELAFGAYLTALETCRAYDDLHGAAASLCGMGFSDPENIHGSAGHLEEALALFERVGDLFGVTSTLNNLADLHRRGGRDQEAETLYRRALSISQRIGAAHLEAMIVAGLALVLLRHGRHDEALRELEVAWRMADVLGQVGALSALHALSLPCAVIAKDRGAWSEHEARLSARVNDEAVLELEVIQAIEHAGHLCAQSNDMDRARRAWTLAARFYANAGHAERAATLRAKATD
- a CDS encoding type II toxin-antitoxin system VapC family toxin → MIRVLDASVVVAALVDRGPDGRWAEAELLNAHLAAPHLLPVEVANILRRMARAGQISGDIAALAHDDLLRLPVELFPYEPVAARAWELRPNLTSYDAWYVALAEQLDAPVATLDTRLRGAVGPTCAFRTPP
- a CDS encoding Rpn family recombination-promoting nuclease/putative transposase translates to MAKHDALFKRIFSAPEHAAGELRTMLPRSLVAQLDLDQLEVVEGSLVSKELRLRHTDLLFRVPFRKPRNGQRYVYVYVLLEHQSKADPDMPFRVLEYVVRIWAKLRADEPHRGTLPLVVPLVVHHGARAWSAPTSVHEMVEGLAEHPELRRFVPNLDLLIDDLAVASDAELMNRPLAPVARVATWLLRDGRDVHAILAHLEFWAALLAFIAERYPDELEALLRYILLAAGERSVDDVRRAILIHVPTAEGPLASAGEQLIQQGREQGLQQGTLVTLRTMLRSQLTARFGLLGADDVETIEAATAPALEQMLIRVLTATTPEEVLRDS
- a CDS encoding helix-turn-helix domain-containing protein produces the protein MARSRNGEAISARGRSPSAKKKLRGFIRERSKAGDLDEWRRGKAALGYIEGRRVVELAAELDVTRGSVNRWLQWYEAMGVEGLVTAAAPGAPSRVRLLQCAGPVTPRKNPSSADALLIPSCSFVKGRQLHGNGFSRAGAPWRVHTLRIVVVQDAAKEVWTLLVAALEGEPSVSDWEELVDHYHAMGHLSAAAQAMEGDASAIIARWKKALRQEDEAIDAIAKELEREVAHGYLPTCRIAMENELTFITNNGAPMRYASLRDAGFPIGSSATEGACKSFFSVRCKRSGQRWRNDGLRATLTCRSLVLNDRLDRAVVTLRRRDFSAHVQAVPKMAA